Proteins from one Camelina sativa cultivar DH55 chromosome 8, Cs, whole genome shotgun sequence genomic window:
- the LOC104706502 gene encoding coiled-coil domain-containing protein R3HCC1L, whose translation METTRLNEPNWSERVEDLVAAGDVTAAISFLESLVTNLQSRLGSSSSGERTEFGLQLASALTQLADLYSSQGLSLKSDELRTRSSLIKQRALDCDFASSSGSDDVENQIIASNGLKSDSNVSPPDGKTKDSTKVSSNNSAAHDSSDDDWEALADLEPSKLLHVEELPEISKLSVEEPKVEGPKRRGRGTFTYKRDVMYSDRDFCESRFDDLEDNDVSRDSEKTDEALKSKYGTRHVLVLAGFSPSLRTTDLEKLFKDLKDSKFIIRWVNDTTALAVFKTPSAALEACNHVQCSFTIRVLDDHDSLLGSISGKDLEPPSQRPKTSARTAQRLIAHSMGLKLPASGFGSKELRDQEAARKNRIVSRQKQREDAWGDD comes from the exons ATGGAGACTACGCGGCTAAACGAACCAAATTGGAGCGAGCGGGTGGAGGATCTCGTAGCAGCCGGTGACGTCACGGCGGCGATCTCGTTTCTCGAGTCTCTGGTGACCAATCTTCAGTCGCGGTTGGGTTCGTCCTCCTCCGGCGAGAGAACGGAGTTTGGGCTTCAATTAGCATCCGCGCTTACCCAATTGGCGGATCTCTACTCTTCTCAGGGCCTTTCCCTCAAATCCGACGAGCTTCGTACTCGTTCTTCCCTTATTAAGCAACGTGCGTTGGATTGTGATTTTGCATCTTCAAG TGGTTCCGACGATGTAGAGAATCAAATTATTGCTTCCAATGGACTCAAGTCTGACTCAAATGTCTCACCCCCTGATG GGAAAACGAAGGATTCCACAAAAGTTTCCAGCAATAATTCAGCTGCTCATGATTCTTCAGATGATG ATTGGGAAGCCCTTGCAGATCTTGAACCGAGTAAATTACTCCATGTAGAAGAGTTGCCTGAAATATCAAAGCTTTCGGTTGAAGAACCTAAAGTTGAAGGACCTAAGAGACGTGGAAGGGGGACATTTACTTATAAGAGGGATGTGATGTACAGTGATCGAGACTTTTGTGAGTCGAG GTTTGATGATTTAGAAGATAATGATGTATCTCGTGATTCAGAGAAGACTGATGAAGCACTGAAAT CCAAGTATGGCACACGTCATGTCCTCGTACTTGCTGGTTTTTCTCCAAGTTTGAGAACTACTGATTTGGAGAAGCTATTTAAAGACTTAAAAGATAGTAAATTTATCATTCGTTGGGTCAATGATACAACAGCACTTGCAGTCTTCAAAACCCCTTCAGCTG CTCTAGAGGCGTGCAACCATGTTCAGTGTTCATTCACCATACGTGTTCTCGATGATCACGATTCTCTTTTGGGCTCGATTTCTGGAAAAG ATTTGGAACCGCCGTCTCAAAGACCAAAGACATCAGCGAGAACAGCTCAACGGTTGATTGCTCACAGCATGGGATTGAAGCTACCAGCTTCTGGATTCGGATCTAAAGAGCTAAGAGACCAAGAAGCTGCCAGGAAAAACCGGATTGTCTCCAGACAGAAACAACGGGAAGATGCTTGGGGAGATGACTGA
- the LOC104709269 gene encoding uncharacterized protein LOC104709269 produces the protein MASSPVTSSETVAFDTTFLVNVSMSNITKLTNTNFLMWSHQVHTLLDGYDLSGYLDGSVVIPSPTVTTNNVVSPNRDYTHWKRQDRLLYSSLLGAISVNIQPLLSTATTSAEIWSKLTDTYAKPSCGHILQLRQQIKHWVKGNKSINEYFQGFTTRFDQLALLGAPYPHEDQIDFILEGLHDDYKTVVDQISGRDTASSLTGTYEKLISLEVNFMP, from the coding sequence atggcTTCTTCTCCAGTTACTTCATCTGAAACCGTCGCTTTTGACACCACCTTTCTTGTCAATGTTAGTATGTCGAACATTACCAAACTCACTAACACCAATTTTCTCATGTGGAGTCATCAAGTTCATACGTTACTTGATGGCTACGACCTCTCTGGCTACCTTGATGGATCTGTGGTCATTCCATCGCCCACTGTCACTACCAATAATGTTGTCAGTCCTAACCGTGACTATACCCATTGGAAACGTCAAGACCGGTTGCTCTATAGCTCCTTGCTTGGGGCTATCTCCGTTAATATTCAACCACTACTCTCCACTGCTACTACTTCTGCTGAGATCTGGTCGAAACTCACCGATACGTATGCGAAACCAAGCTGTGGTCATATTTTGCAGCTTCGACAACAAATCAAACACTGGGTGAAAGGTAACAAATCGATTAACGAGTACTTTCAAGGGTTCACTACACGGTTCGATCAGCTGGCATTGCTTGGTGCTCCCTACCCTCATGAGGATCAGATAGATTTCATTCTCGAAGGTCTCCACGACGACTACAAAACGGTGGTTGATCAGATCTCTGGTCGTGATACTGCTTCCTCGCTTACCGGGACCTATGAAAAGTTGATTAGTCTTGAAGTTAACTTCATGCCTTAG
- the LOC104706504 gene encoding apoptosis-inducing factor 2-like, whose product MEGTASGSRQGKRVVVIGGGIAGSLAAKLLQFDADVTLIDPKEYFEITWASLRSMVEPKFAERTVINHRSFLKQGRVVTSPAINITNSDVMTEDGSVIGYDYLVIATGHNDLFPKTRQEKLSHYQAEYEKIKSSGSVLIVGGGPSGVELAAEIAVDFPEKKVTLVHKGPRLLEFVGQKAADKASDWLESKKVEVILNQSVDLSSASDGNKIYRTSGGETIHADCHFLCVGKPLSSQWLNGTVLKDSLDGKGMVMVDEYLRIRGRSNVFAIGDITNIPEMKQGYIAESHANVVVKNIKVMMMSGGKKKKMSTYKPGSELAIVSLGRKDSVAQFPFVTVVGCLPGLIKSKDLFVGKTRKSRGLNPKLV is encoded by the exons ATGGAAGGAACTGCATCTGGGTCTAGACAAGGAAAGAGAGTGGTGGTGATCGGCGGCGGAATCGCCGGTTCACTCGCCGCGAAATTGCTTCAGTTCGATGCTGACGTAACCCTCATTGATCC GAAGGAGTACTTTGAGATTACATGGGCAAGTTTGAGATCCATGGTGGAGCCTAAGTTTGCTGAGAGAACAGTTATTAACCACAGGAGTTTCTTGAAACAAGGCCGTGTTGTGACTTCTCCGGCGATCAATATCACAAATAGTGATGTTATGACTGAAGATGGATCTGTCATTGGCTATGACTATCTTGTGATTGCTACAGGTCACAATGACTTGTTCCCTAAAACTAGACAAGAGAAGCTGTCACATTACCAAGCTG AATATGAAAAGATCAAATCTTCTGGATCAGTTCTGATTGTTGGTGGAGGTCCATCTGGTGTGGAGCTAGCTGCCGAGATCGCTGTTGATTTCCCGGAGAAGAAGGTCACTCTGGTCCACAAAGGACCAAGGTTGCTTGAATTTGTTGGACAAAAAGCTGCTGACAAAGCATCTGACTGGTTAGAATCAAAGAAAGTAGAAGTGATATTGAACCAATCTGTGGATTTGAGTTCAGCTTCAGATGGAAACAAAATATACCGGACCTCAGGAGGAGAAACTATACACGCTGACTGTCATTTCCTCTGCGTTGGGAAACCTTTGTCTTCACAATGGCTCAATGGAACTGTTTTGAAAGATAGCTTGGATGGTAAAGGCATGGTCATGGTTGATGAGTACTTGCGGATTAGGGGTCGAAGCAATGTGTTTGCCATTGGAGATATCACTAATATCCCG GAGATGAAACAAGGATATATAGCAGAGAGTCATGCTAATGTGGTTGTCAAGAACataaaagtaatgatgatgTCGGgtgggaaaaagaagaagatgtcaacttaCAAGCCCGGCTCAGAGTTGGCTATTGTATCTTTAGGAAGAAAAGACTCGGTGGCTCAGTTTCCGTTTGTGACAGTTGTTGGTTGCCTCCCTGGTTTGATCAAGTCCAAGGATCTGTTTGTGGGGAAGACGAGGAAGTCAAGAGGGCTAAATCCTAAACTTGTATAA
- the LOC104706503 gene encoding DNA polymerase epsilon subunit B, whose translation MSSTSQKRKLIQKKFKNRSYKLKVDALDEILVFADQFPDDADGEAIDLLLDNLQESHESSTVDAESVRGLINRLLGAHNAPEQPTTSASSLAVIDAFLVPKFGYDAAKKKFNEHTKSLPIHGEAYAKTALYRERFMLLSQRVSRAEHFSRPAFDAEMSQFENNEISSIQSLISQRGRKWVMGVISQLEDGHFYLEDLSASVEIDLSKAKITTGFFTENTIILAEGEMQVNGIFQVITCGFPPIEDRDKTLKTHSECDFFGSGSQTKEETIKLADLERQAVNDTYVILSDIWLDDEEVIGKLETVLDGFESVETVPSLFVFMGNFCSRPCNLTFGSYSTLREQFGKLGRMIENHPRLKENSRFLFIPGPDDAGPSTVLPRCALPNYLTEELRNIIPNAIFSSNPCRVKFYNQEIVFFRQDLLYRMRRSCLVTPSSEETEDPFKHLVYTITHQSHLCPLPLMVQPIIWNYDHSLRLYPTPHTIVLGDKSEQEVCKFGGTTCFNPGSFSTDSTFVAYRPSAQEVELSAL comes from the exons ATGAGCAGTACCAGTCAGAAGAGGAAGCTGATtcagaagaaattcaaaaacagAAGTTACAAGCTCAAGGTCGATGCCTTAGACGAGATTCTCGTTTTCGCCGATCAATTTCCCGACGACGCTGACGGAGAAGCTATCGATCTTCTCCTCGATAACCTCCAGGAATCGC ATGAATCTTCCACTGTGGACGCGGAATCAGTTCGAGGATTGATTAATCGTTTGCTGGGAGCTCATAACGCGCCGGAACAACCTACAACTAGTGCTTCTTCCTTGGCCGTCATCGACGCGTTTCTAGTCCCAAAGTTTGGATATGATGCtgctaaaaaaaagtttaacga GCATACGAAGAGCCTGCCTATTCATGGTGAGGCTTATGCGAAAACAGCTTTATACAGGGAACGATTCATGTTGCTGTCGCAGAGAGTTTCTCGGGCAGAGCATTTTTCTAGGCCAGCATTTGATGCTGAAATGTCGCAGTTTGAGAACAATGAG ATATCTTCAATCCAGTCTCTAATTTCTCAAAGAGGAAGGAAATGGGTGATGGGTGTGATATCACAGTTGGAAGATGGACATTTCTACCTGGAAGACCTTTCAGCTTCTGTAGAGATTGATCTGTCCAAAgca AAGATAACAACAGGATTCTTCACTGAGAATACTATAATTTTGGCAGAAGGCGAAATGCAGGTGAACGGTATCTTTCAG GTGATTACATGTGGGTTTCCTCCCATAGAAGACAGGGACAAAACACTAAAGACACATTCTGAATGTGACTTCTTCGGAAGCGGCTCACAAACTAAAGAAGAGACG ATAAAACTTGCAGACCTTGAAAGACAAGCTGTGAATGACACATATGTCATATTGTCTGACATATGGTTGGACGACGAAGAG GTTATCGGAAAGCTGGAAACTGTTCTTGACGGTTTTGAAAGTGTGGAGACAGTACCCtccttgtttgtttttatgGGAAACTTTTGTTCTCGCCCATGCAACTTAACCTTTGGTTCTTATTCAACCCTTAG GGAGCAGTTTGGTAAACTTGGGAGGATGATAGAAAACCATCCGCGGCTAAAAGAAAATAGTCGGTTTTTATTCATTCCAGGTCCTGATGACGCAG GTCCCTCAACAGTCTTGCCAAGATGTGCTTTACCAAACTATTTAACAGAAGAGCTTCGGAACATTATTCCCAATGCAATTTTTTCAAGCAATCCTTGCAG AGTAAAGTTCTATAACCAAGAGATTGTGTTCTTCCGACAAGATCTACTGTATAGGATGCGTCGTTCATGCTTAGTAACCCCTTCCTCAGAAGAAACTGAGGACCCTTTTAAGCAT CTTGTCTACACAATAACTCATCAGAGCCATCTGTGCCCTCTACCTCTCATGGTGCAACCCATCATTTGGAACTACGATCACTCTCTTCGACTGTACCCAACTCCTCATACG ATAGTATTAGGTGACAAGAGTGAGCAAGAGGTATGTAAATTCGGGGGAACAACATGTTTCAATCCAGGCTCCTTTTCAACTGATAGCACCTTTGTAGCTTATCGACCTTCCGCTCAAGAAGTCGAACTCTCTGCTTTGTGA
- the LOC104706500 gene encoding probable RNA 3'-terminal phosphate cyclase-like protein, which translates to MGKAKKMKGSQSFRQRLLLSTLSSTRITIDEIRSDDMIPGLRPHEISLLRLIETVTDDAVVEVNETGTQLKYKPGIIMGGKNLVHNCALSRSIGYYLEPLVVLALFGKKPLSIRLRGITNDPRDPSVDTFRSTTLQILKRFGVPEEGLDLKIEARGVAPDGGGEVFLTVPTVKTLTAVHWVEEGMVKRIRGSTFSTRVTTDFEHSMRFAARGIFNNLLPDVHITLDHRAGSQAGKSPGYGISLVAETTTGCYISADTTVSCLRTDETELDVEKKERLPAEDTGAEIASWLLHEIEKGGVVDSTHQGLLFILCASCEPDLSKVRVGTLSPYGVETLRNIKEFMGVQFTIKPDPLTGTVILKCVGSGLVNLSRKLS; encoded by the exons atggggaaggcgaagaagatgaagggaaGCCAAAGCTTCAGGCAAAGGCTGCTTCTTTCAACACTTTCATCTACACGCATCACAATCGATGAGATTCGTTCCGACGATATGATTCCTGGTCTCCGCCCCCACGAGATTTCTCTTCTCCGCCTCATCGAAACTGTCACCGATGACGCTGTCGTTGAGGTTAACGAGACCG GTACTCAATTAAAGTACAAGCCTGGAATTATAATGGGAGGGAAGAACTTGGTTCATAACTGTGCCCTGAGTCGATCCATTGGCTATTATCTGGAGCCATTGGTTGTGTTAGCATTATTTGGCAAGAAGCCCCTTTCCATTAGGCTCAGAG GAATTACAAATGATCCAAGAGACCCGAGCGTTGACACATTCCGTTCCACTACGTTGCAAATCTTAAAGCGTTTTGGAGTCCCTGAAGAGGGTTTAGACCTTAAAATCGAAGCCCGTGGAGTAGCTCCAGATGGGGGTGGAGAAGTTTTCTTAACAGTTCCAACTGTTAAGACTCTAACT GCGGTTCATTGGGTAGAAGAAGGAATGGTGAAGAGGATACGTGGTAGCACTTTCTCTACAAGAGTGACTACTGACTTTGAACATTCCATGAGATTTGCAGCTCGTGGAATCTTTAACAATCTCCTGCCTGATGTTCACATTACCCTAGATCACAGAGCTGGTTCTCAGGCTGGAAA ATCTCCTGGATATGGGATCTCTTTGGTAGCAGAAACAACTACAGGGTGTTACATATCTGCAGATACAACAGTGTCTTGTTTAAGAACAGACGAAACTGAGCTTGAtgtagagaagaaagagagattgccAGCAGAAGACACAGGCGCTGAAATAGCTTCATGGCTTCTTCATGAGATTGAGAAAGGTGGAGTTGTCGATTCAACCCACCAG GGATTGCTGTTTATACTGTGTGCGTCATGCGAACCAGACTTGTCAAAGGTTCGAGTGGGAACGTTATCTCCTTATGGTGTGGAGACGTTGAGGAACATAAAGGAGTTTATGGGAGTTCAGTTTACAATCAAACCTGATCCATTGACAGGGACTGTTATACTCAAGTGCGTTGGAAGTGGTTTAGTTAACCTCTCCAGAAAGCTGTCTTGA
- the LOC104706501 gene encoding GPI mannosyltransferase 1 yields MSRGSENTDDVPPKWMSFRSLLVFSMILRVFLIVYGEWQDAHMEVRYTDVDYIVFSDAASLMASGESPYKRTTYRYSPLLALLLTPNSFFHRSFGKFLFSASDLLVGWFIHTILKERKVPEKICTYSVMVWLFNPFTFTIGTRGNCEPLVCAMILWIIISLMQGNLSQAAFWYGLVVHFRVYPIIYALPIILVLDSKIFRSGQKPPLENWNTGQTKTPTSNTEKKTFLFNLFTALKSLFSRERIMFGLISGGVFLACNAVSFYFYGHEFLHEALLYHLTRTDPRHNFSIYFYHIYLHYEGQFSAVEKLISFLPQFTVQFALVSCFWQDLVFCIFLQTVAFVAFNKVITAQYFVWFYCLLPLILPWSRMKLKWEGLLCIILWIGAQTHWLLWGYMLEFKGLNVFLQLWVAGLLFLAANTFVLVKIIQRHRFSPLFTRYESSSPKHVKKLH; encoded by the exons ATGTCTCGTGGTTCAGAGAACACTGATGATGTACCACCGAAAT GGATGAGTTTCCGGTCTCTGCTCGTATTCTCCATGATTTTGCGAGTCTTCTTGATAGTCTATGGAGAATGGCAAGATGCTCATATGGAGGTCCGGTACACTGATGTTGATTACATTGTTTTTTCTGATGCTGCTTCGTTGATGGCATCTGGTGAATCTCCTTACAAGAGAACCACATACCGTTACTCGCCTTTGCTCGCCCTTCTCCTGACTCCTAATTCCTTCTTTCATCGGTCATTTGGAAAGTTCCTCTTCTCAGCTTCTG ATTTGTTGGTAGGCTGGTTTATCCATACTATTTTGAAAGAACGTAAGGTGCCTGAGAAGATATGTACATATTCTGTAATGGTTTGGCTTTTCAATCCGTTTACATTCACTATTGGAACCAGAGGGAACTGTGAACCCCTCGTTTGTGCCATGATATTATGGATCATCATCTCTCTTATGCAAG GTAATTTGTCGCAAGCTGCATTTTGGTACGGGCTTGTTGTGCATTTCAGGGTCTATCCTATTATCTATGCTTTACCGATCATCTTAGTTCTcgattccaaaatatttagatcTGGTCAAAAGCCGCCTCTTGAGAATTGGAACACCGGTCAGACCAAGACACCTACCAGCAacacagagaaaaaaacattccTTTTCAATCTCTTCACTGCCTTGAAAAGTTTATTTTCCAGGGAGAGAATCATGTTTGGTTTGATATCGGGAGGAGTTTTTCTAGCTTGCAATgctgtttcattttatttctatGGACACGAGTTCCTGCACGAGGCTCTCTTATATCACCTGACTCGTACAGATCCACGGCACAACTTCTCCATCTACTTCTATCACATATATCTTCACTATGAGGGACAGTTTTCAGCTGTGGAGAAGCTTATCTCGTTCTTACCTCAGTTTACAGTACAGTTTGCTCTAGTCTCCTGCTTTTGGCAGGATCTAGTGTTCTGCATCTTTCTCCAAACCGTTGCATTTGTGGCTTTCAATAAG GTGATAACCGCGCAATACTTTGTGTGGTTCTATTGCCTGCTACCCCTGATTCTACCATGGAGCCGTATGAAGCTGAAATGGGAAGGCTTGTTATGCATCATTCTCTGGATTGGAGCTCAGACACATTGGCTTTTATGGGGATACATGCTCGAGTTCAAGGGACTTAACGTCTTCTTACAGTTATGGGTGGCGGGTTTGCTTTTTCTTGCTGCAAACACCTTTGTCCTCGTCAAAATCATACAGCGCCATCGATTCTCACCTCTCTTCACACGATATGAATCCTCCTCACCAAAGCATGTTAAGAAACTTCACTGA